One genomic window of Salvelinus alpinus chromosome 17, SLU_Salpinus.1, whole genome shotgun sequence includes the following:
- the LOC139543125 gene encoding putative nuclease HARBI1 produces the protein MSSSPSLATEDSVTSKRSSIGLQMVCNADCVISNVVAKWPGSVHDSRIFRASEIYQCLSQGEFSGGLLGDRGYGCQPFLLTPFTDPQEAQQAYNHAHARTRARVEMTFGLLKARFHCLHKLRVSPVRACDITVACAVLHNVACLRKERAPRVPPAMDWDNPAIFLDDDSGRLLRDQYVLNYFS, from the exons atgtcttcatctccttccctggccacagaagactctgtgacatcaaagaggagttctataggattgcag atggtctgcaatgctgactgtgtgatcagcaatgttgtggcaaaatggcctggctcagtccatgactccagaatctttcgggcctctgaaatctatcagtgcctatcacaag gtgaattctctggtgggttgctgggagacagggggtatggctgccagccttttctcctgacacctttcacagacccccaggaagcacagcaggcctacaaccatgcccatgccaggaccagggccagagttgaaatgacctttggcctcctgaaggcacgctttcactgccttcacaaattaagggtcagccctgttagggcatgtgatattactgtggcttgtgctgtcctccacaatgtggcctgcctgaggaaggagagggcccccagagtgccaccagccatggactgggacaatccggcaatcttccttGATGatgacagtggtcggctgctgagggaccaatatgtgttgaattattttagttag